DNA sequence from the Flavobacteriales bacterium genome:
AACTTTCTGGACGGAATAAAATGTTGTTTCTGAAATTAAAGGTAGAAGCCATTTATCCCTATTGTTTTAAAAATAGATTGGATGCTAAATTATCTGTTTTTGAATATGTTGAGACTTGGTACAACAAAAATAGAATAGGAGGATTAACGATAAATGAATTTGAAAAATTTAATCAACTAAAACATGTGACTTAATGCCTGTTTAAATCTGTCCGAAAAATGGTAGGAAGTCCATGGGCTAGTTAGGCAGTATTTCAGGAAAGGTTCAGACTTTACCAGTATTAACGAACAGAGGATTAAGCAGATAGAAGGTAAACTTAATAATAGGCCTATAAAAAGGTTTGGATATGAAACACCTATATTTGTAATGAATCAATTATTATTTAACCAAAATGTTGCATTTATTACTTGAATTCAGCTCAAAAAAAAATGACGCTCGTGAGAATTAAAAGAAACAACAAACAATATCCTTACAAATAGTTATGCAGCAAGCTTATAAAACGTTTTACCAAAATTCTGTAGAAGGAATAATAGTCTCTAATGAAATAGGGATTATTGAATTGATTAATCCAAATTTACTCCAGATGTTTGGCTATAAAGAGCATGAATTAATAGGGCAACCAATAGAAATTTTGGGTCCATGTTTTTTCAAAAAAGATCAAGATTATAAAGATAAAAACACACATCAAATTGTGGAAGGGAAAAAGAAGAGGTATGGTAAGATTCTAATAGGACAGAGAAAAGATCAGTCTCAATTTCCTATAGTAATTGAATTCAATTATTGCTATATGAGGGAAGAGCTAAAATCAATTGCTACAGTGATAGATATCACCGAGAGATCCAAATCTCAATATGATTCTGAAGAGTTAAATACTAAACTAGATAATATAGTAAAGATAAGAACGAAAGAAATAGAAGAACAAAAAAACCAAGCAATTGTACAGAAAGAACAGGCAATTGAACAGAAAAATAAAATAG
Encoded proteins:
- a CDS encoding IS3 family transposase — translated: LSGRNKMLFLKLKVEAIYPYCFKNRLDAKLSVFEYVETWYNKNRIGGLTINEFEKFNQLKHVT